A genome region from Pseudomonas sp. S06B 330 includes the following:
- a CDS encoding pilus assembly protein TadG-related protein codes for MSSRFPARQRGAIGLIAALTLAMGLLFMLMVIDTSRLYLEQRRLQRIADMAALEAAGQSAVCSGVGPRADALARSSAARNGFDAGAGQTLDTACGALQTGANSLRSFKVDVVRNEAIRVIATAQVTTSVAAGVQALASGKALPDATTLSARAIAATPKPPQAILRIGSTLAKVDSRQSALLSALLNPLGSHVNLDLLGWQGLADTQINLLSYLDQLAIDVRVSAGDYQQLLRADATASQLIDAAAKVLQQGGAAVEVATNLGKLAVGADNTRVLHLGDILDLQSGTTQAGLDTSLQVLDLVQSVILLSTKDSAAVVEMPIDLLGLAKGKIRLKVIEPQQISAIGNPQTDQIKVHTAQVRALISLDLPVLSTVTGLVNAVLDLASPLTNILNNLLNLHLLGTVKSLTCALGIPCKVSDIQLLPGTVSLDVGLEVAKASSEISDYSCTPEKTLTAHTRSAAVDVAIGQFKDREDFFTVGVATVSPLPLIDIGTNVCSRLLFLPAICGTRIPFEGGGIGLKINAPLLGSNSTDPASDLIFAPADHTPPDVDQPPAYLSTTASDIISSLDTTINGIDLEAYNPLHGNILGSVLVLTSGVLNEVKAILEPLIKGLLSPLVDPLINALLQTLGINLVHVDVGANLTCSSSRAQLVL; via the coding sequence GTGTCTTCTCGCTTTCCAGCACGGCAACGCGGTGCCATCGGCTTGATTGCGGCGTTGACCCTGGCCATGGGGTTGCTGTTCATGCTGATGGTGATCGACACCAGCAGACTCTACCTGGAGCAGCGCCGCTTGCAGCGGATCGCCGACATGGCAGCGTTGGAGGCTGCGGGCCAGAGTGCCGTGTGCAGCGGCGTCGGCCCTCGGGCTGATGCCCTGGCGCGGAGCAGCGCAGCTCGCAACGGTTTCGACGCGGGCGCAGGGCAAACGCTGGACACTGCCTGCGGTGCGTTACAAACCGGTGCCAATAGTTTGCGAAGCTTCAAGGTCGATGTCGTGCGCAACGAAGCAATCCGCGTCATCGCCACTGCCCAGGTCACCACCAGCGTCGCCGCCGGTGTACAGGCGCTGGCCAGCGGCAAGGCCTTACCTGACGCCACCACCTTGAGCGCCCGCGCTATCGCCGCCACCCCTAAACCACCGCAGGCCATACTGCGTATTGGCAGCACCTTGGCAAAAGTCGATTCGCGTCAATCGGCACTGCTCAGTGCCTTGCTCAATCCACTGGGTAGCCACGTCAATCTCGACCTGTTGGGCTGGCAAGGCCTGGCCGACACTCAGATCAACCTGCTCAGTTACCTCGACCAACTGGCCATTGATGTTCGCGTCAGCGCTGGCGATTACCAACAGTTGCTGCGTGCCGATGCCACCGCGAGCCAGCTCATCGACGCCGCCGCCAAGGTACTGCAGCAAGGCGGCGCTGCGGTCGAGGTGGCGACCAACCTGGGCAAGCTTGCCGTCGGTGCCGACAATACCCGCGTGCTGCACCTGGGCGACATCCTCGACCTGCAAAGTGGCACAACCCAAGCGGGTCTGGACACCAGCCTGCAAGTACTGGATCTGGTGCAAAGTGTGATCCTGCTGTCGACCAAGGACAGCGCCGCGGTGGTTGAAATGCCCATCGACCTGCTCGGTCTGGCCAAAGGCAAGATACGCCTGAAGGTCATTGAGCCACAGCAGATTTCTGCCATCGGTAATCCACAGACCGATCAGATCAAGGTACACACTGCACAAGTACGCGCCTTGATTTCACTGGACTTGCCGGTGTTGTCTACCGTCACCGGTCTGGTCAACGCCGTGCTCGACCTCGCCTCCCCCCTGACTAATATCCTCAACAACCTGCTGAACCTGCACCTGCTCGGAACCGTGAAATCGTTGACCTGCGCCTTGGGCATTCCATGCAAGGTCAGCGACATCCAACTGCTACCTGGCACGGTCAGCCTGGATGTGGGTCTTGAGGTCGCAAAAGCCAGCAGCGAGATCAGCGACTATAGCTGCACGCCGGAAAAAACTCTCACCGCGCATACCCGAAGTGCGGCGGTGGACGTCGCGATCGGCCAATTCAAAGATCGCGAAGACTTCTTCACCGTTGGAGTGGCTACGGTAAGCCCTCTGCCGTTGATTGATATCGGCACCAATGTCTGCAGCCGCCTGCTGTTCCTTCCAGCGATCTGTGGCACCCGAATTCCGTTTGAAGGCGGCGGTATCGGCTTGAAGATCAACGCGCCCTTGCTCGGTAGCAACTCCACTGACCCTGCCAGTGACCTGATATTCGCGCCTGCCGACCATACACCGCCCGATGTTGATCAGCCACCGGCCTATCTGAGCACCACCGCCAGCGACATTATCAGCAGCCTGGACACCACTATTAACGGCATTGATCTGGAGGCCTACAACCCCCTGCACGGCAACATTCTGGGTAGCGTGCTGGTATTGACGAGTGGCGTATTGAACGAGGTCAAGGCGATACTCGAACCGCTGATCAAAGGCCTGCTAAGTCCCTTGGTCGATCCCCTGATCAATGCCTTGCTGCAAACCTTGGGCATCAACCTGGTACACGTCGATGTTGGCGCCAACCTGACCTGTTCCAGTAGCCGCGCTCAGTTGGTGCTTTGA
- a CDS encoding PAS domain-containing sensor histidine kinase: MSVGQGLFGRWRGRSTAKAVEPQPVTSLPAVGLQLWLDDEARVQRLAGPLRSALALQGQGQARLQDYVQPYSLLVLEGEPLDWQAQPLDLDFKAVSGGTLHTRGWLLGQPGSWLLQLFDIGDLLQHRQQSLSAERQRHLTSHLAAELRDCSFDRLGQVAREQLQWLVRHWRASAGRILLQGKQGWQTYASSSDPLSWPDDDELGPLLDRLIPGQMASSLSHAALQALLPQADTYVLPYAQGHIVQAWLVCVGPFEPLSAADALNAWAAYAEPLVSRLAAFELQQQSERLDSLQLQLGAGWWQWRLSEAALQLDPGLAASLGVPAQLTISQWLSRVHPADREAAQLALGELQRDGCALHLSLRLLDHNLAANPRWYRLCGQVRGSGQQRRLQGFMLDVSDIKGQQLQASAAQARLENLIASSPAVIYIQRYVEGALQAEFFSASLQPMLGWEQTGETLQPGQWVHPEDHDLWLARSRTLLREGQARGRYRLRDRHGGYHWVLDEARLLRDDLGLPVEVVGIWLDVTEASEAAERMQVSEERYRVLVEDSPAMICRYTPELNLVFGNQPLADYLECSAAQLAGMNLGQWMSATQREAFVERLSGLTVEQPVSTAEICLALPGREHAWWVWADRGLFDAQGRLLEIQAVGRDNTQVRRTQQQLLQSAKMATLGEMATGLAHEINQPLNVMRMAVVNALKRLENGDVQVDYLQDKLKRIDAQVQRASRVVDHMRVFGRRSEVEQQWFAPWQAVEGALSLLADGLRSKGVELRVDTPQQQGSVSGHQDQLEQVLINLLVNARDALLAQREQQPWIALRMDADEQRVRLWVEDNGGGIEPRLLERIFEPFFTTKPVGVGTGLGLSVSYGIIDGMGGCLSVDNGAHGARFCIELPVQSTN, from the coding sequence GTGAGTGTTGGACAAGGATTGTTCGGCCGTTGGCGTGGGCGCTCTACTGCGAAGGCTGTCGAGCCGCAGCCGGTGACCTCCCTACCTGCCGTTGGCTTGCAGCTGTGGTTAGACGATGAAGCCAGGGTACAGCGCTTGGCCGGGCCCCTGCGCTCCGCGTTGGCATTACAGGGGCAGGGGCAAGCGCGGCTGCAGGATTATGTACAGCCTTATAGTCTGTTGGTGCTTGAAGGCGAGCCTTTGGACTGGCAGGCACAACCGCTTGATCTGGATTTCAAGGCGGTCAGTGGCGGCACCCTGCATACCCGCGGCTGGCTGCTGGGGCAGCCTGGCAGTTGGCTGTTGCAACTGTTCGACATCGGCGATCTGCTGCAACACCGCCAGCAGTCGCTGAGCGCCGAACGCCAGCGGCACTTGACCAGTCATTTGGCTGCCGAGTTGCGTGATTGCAGCTTCGATCGCCTGGGTCAGGTGGCCCGGGAACAGTTGCAATGGCTGGTCCGTCATTGGCGAGCCAGCGCTGGACGTATCCTGTTGCAAGGAAAACAAGGCTGGCAGACTTATGCCAGCAGCAGTGATCCGCTGAGTTGGCCTGACGATGATGAGCTCGGGCCGTTGTTGGATCGCTTGATACCGGGGCAGATGGCTTCGAGCCTTTCGCACGCAGCGCTGCAGGCGCTGCTACCGCAGGCTGATACCTACGTGCTGCCTTATGCCCAAGGGCACATCGTCCAGGCCTGGCTGGTCTGCGTTGGTCCGTTTGAGCCGTTGTCAGCGGCAGATGCGCTTAATGCTTGGGCCGCTTATGCCGAACCGCTGGTCAGCCGCCTGGCCGCATTCGAGTTGCAGCAGCAGAGTGAACGTCTGGACAGTCTGCAACTGCAACTGGGCGCGGGTTGGTGGCAGTGGCGTTTGAGCGAGGCAGCGTTGCAGCTTGACCCCGGTCTGGCCGCCAGCCTCGGGGTACCGGCACAGTTGACCATCAGTCAATGGCTCAGTCGCGTGCATCCAGCCGACCGTGAAGCGGCGCAGCTGGCCCTAGGGGAACTGCAACGCGACGGCTGCGCCTTGCACCTGAGTCTGCGTCTGCTCGACCACAACCTGGCGGCGAACCCACGCTGGTATCGCTTGTGTGGGCAGGTGCGCGGAAGTGGTCAGCAACGCCGTCTGCAAGGCTTCATGCTCGATGTCAGCGATATCAAGGGCCAGCAACTGCAAGCTAGCGCCGCCCAAGCGCGCCTGGAAAACCTTATCGCCAGCTCGCCTGCCGTGATCTACATCCAGCGCTACGTCGAAGGGGCGCTGCAGGCTGAGTTTTTCAGCGCCAGCCTGCAACCAATGCTTGGTTGGGAGCAGACCGGTGAGACATTGCAGCCCGGCCAATGGGTCCATCCTGAAGACCACGACTTATGGTTGGCTCGCTCGCGCACCTTGCTGCGCGAAGGGCAGGCGCGCGGCCGTTATCGTCTGCGTGATCGCCACGGGGGGTATCACTGGGTGCTCGACGAGGCGCGGCTGTTGCGTGATGACCTCGGGCTGCCGGTGGAAGTAGTGGGTATCTGGCTGGACGTCACCGAGGCCAGCGAAGCGGCCGAACGAATGCAGGTCAGTGAAGAGCGCTACCGGGTGTTGGTAGAAGATTCGCCCGCCATGATCTGTCGCTATACACCTGAACTGAACCTGGTGTTTGGCAACCAGCCGTTGGCCGACTACCTGGAGTGCTCGGCCGCGCAGTTGGCCGGCATGAACCTGGGCCAGTGGATGTCGGCAACCCAGCGTGAGGCCTTCGTTGAGCGCTTGTCCGGGCTTACCGTCGAGCAGCCAGTAAGCACTGCGGAAATCTGTCTGGCGTTGCCAGGGCGCGAGCACGCCTGGTGGGTGTGGGCCGATCGAGGCCTGTTCGACGCGCAGGGTCGGTTGCTGGAGATCCAGGCGGTGGGCCGTGACAACACGCAGGTAAGGCGAACCCAGCAGCAGTTGTTACAGAGTGCGAAAATGGCCACGCTCGGCGAGATGGCCACCGGGCTTGCCCATGAGATCAACCAGCCGCTGAATGTGATGCGCATGGCCGTGGTCAACGCTCTCAAGCGCCTGGAAAACGGTGATGTACAGGTCGATTACCTGCAAGACAAGCTCAAACGGATCGACGCCCAGGTGCAGCGAGCTTCGCGAGTGGTGGATCATATGCGCGTGTTTGGCCGCCGCTCAGAGGTCGAACAGCAATGGTTCGCACCTTGGCAGGCGGTGGAAGGTGCGTTGTCATTGCTTGCTGACGGTTTGCGTAGCAAGGGCGTGGAGCTACGGGTCGACACGCCCCAACAGCAGGGCTCGGTCAGTGGTCATCAGGATCAGTTGGAGCAGGTGCTGATCAACCTGCTGGTCAATGCCCGCGATGCTTTGCTGGCACAGCGCGAACAGCAGCCATGGATCGCCTTGCGTATGGACGCCGATGAGCAGAGGGTGCGGCTGTGGGTCGAGGACAACGGCGGCGGGATCGAGCCGCGGTTGCTCGAGCGGATTTTCGAGCCGTTCTTCACCACTAAACCGGTGGGTGTCGGCACTGGGCTTGGGTTGTCGGTCAGTTACGGGATTATTGATGGCATGGGCGGTTGCCTGAGTGTCGATAACGGTGCCCATGGCGCGCGGTTCTGTATTGAGCTACCGGTTCAAAGCACCAACTGA
- a CDS encoding TadE/TadG family type IV pilus assembly protein, with product MKASAVKRQKGAVALEFVAVFVIFFAVFYGVVSYGLPMLMLQSFNQASSEAVRRCVALDPSSETYRRDVDKLAKEVLGEQLGWMPNSLNFQLASDASVTLTPGNLLTVKIDYAKAKLTAVLPVLDLPVIGEVPRLPASLKAEASLQL from the coding sequence ATGAAAGCAAGCGCGGTGAAACGGCAAAAAGGCGCGGTGGCACTGGAGTTCGTTGCTGTATTCGTGATCTTTTTCGCTGTGTTCTATGGTGTGGTTAGCTACGGTCTGCCGATGCTCATGCTGCAATCATTCAATCAGGCCAGTAGCGAAGCGGTGCGTCGTTGTGTGGCTCTGGATCCCAGCAGCGAAACCTACCGGCGCGACGTTGATAAGCTGGCCAAGGAGGTACTCGGCGAACAATTGGGCTGGATGCCGAACTCATTGAATTTTCAGCTGGCCAGTGATGCCAGTGTCACCCTCACCCCGGGCAACTTATTGACGGTAAAGATTGACTACGCCAAAGCTAAATTGACCGCTGTTCTGCCGGTACTCGACCTGCCAGTGATCGGTGAAGTGCCGCGGCTGCCTGCGAGCCTGAAGGCCGAAGCGAGCCTGCAACTGTGA
- a CDS encoding A24 family peptidase — translation MQSIVLLLWLALCTEQDLRERQIANTLTLGAAACALGYLFITGHTWIGADASEGGWALAIVMLLTLPGYMLGRFGAGDVKLLGALALATDRMYVLGTFIGAGIAVLIWLSSRRWLWSLLSQKVKNRIKQLIEETSNKQPFAPFILAGFILASVWTH, via the coding sequence ATGCAAAGCATTGTCCTGTTGTTGTGGCTTGCCTTGTGCACTGAACAAGACCTGCGTGAGCGCCAGATCGCCAACACCCTGACCCTCGGCGCTGCAGCCTGCGCGCTGGGTTATTTATTCATTACCGGGCACACCTGGATCGGTGCCGACGCCAGCGAAGGTGGCTGGGCGCTGGCCATCGTCATGCTCCTGACCTTGCCCGGCTACATGCTCGGTCGCTTTGGTGCCGGGGATGTAAAGCTGCTTGGCGCCTTGGCGTTGGCGACCGATCGCATGTATGTACTGGGCACCTTTATCGGCGCCGGAATAGCTGTACTGATCTGGCTGTCCAGTCGGCGCTGGCTGTGGTCGCTGCTAAGTCAAAAGGTTAAGAACCGCATCAAGCAACTGATCGAGGAAACGTCAAATAAACAACCCTTCGCGCCCTTCATCTTGGCCGGTTTTATCCTGGCCAGCGTGTGGACCCATTAG
- a CDS encoding response regulator transcription factor: protein MNKPVSAVKVLVVDDQPLTVAELCEFLQSCGYCCVPCQSTDQALECFAADPGIGLVLCDLHMPGCDGIELFKALKVIAGHQRIFEAIMLTGQADKQDVIRALREGFADYYQKPVDLNELLEGVQRQEAAVQEQQKSVQHLGTLNQKLQYLADSIDDLYQDLDKARGLGAHRRSTDVEREAESENLPSLFEQLSPRQLEVARLVSKGKTNYQIACELGITENTVKLYVSQVLRLTHMHNRTQLALALSPSNSPLRLRVTAH from the coding sequence GTGAACAAGCCCGTCAGTGCAGTAAAGGTATTGGTGGTCGATGACCAGCCCTTGACCGTCGCAGAGCTCTGCGAGTTTCTGCAAAGTTGCGGCTACTGTTGTGTGCCCTGTCAGTCCACCGATCAAGCGCTCGAATGCTTTGCTGCTGATCCAGGCATTGGCCTGGTGCTGTGCGACTTGCACATGCCCGGCTGCGATGGCATCGAATTATTCAAGGCGCTGAAAGTTATCGCTGGCCATCAGCGAATTTTCGAAGCCATCATGCTCACCGGCCAAGCCGACAAGCAGGATGTGATCAGAGCCTTGCGCGAAGGCTTTGCCGACTACTACCAAAAACCCGTAGACCTGAATGAACTGCTCGAAGGCGTTCAGCGACAGGAGGCTGCAGTGCAGGAGCAGCAGAAGAGTGTCCAGCACCTGGGTACCCTGAACCAGAAACTGCAGTACCTGGCCGACTCGATCGATGACCTTTATCAGGACCTGGACAAAGCCCGGGGCCTGGGTGCGCATCGCCGTTCCACCGACGTCGAACGTGAAGCAGAGAGCGAAAACCTGCCGAGCCTTTTCGAGCAACTGTCACCGCGTCAACTGGAAGTCGCGCGCCTAGTCAGTAAAGGCAAGACCAACTACCAGATCGCCTGCGAATTAGGCATCACCGAAAACACCGTCAAACTCTATGTCTCTCAGGTATTACGCCTGACCCACATGCACAACCGCACGCAGCTCGCACTGGCATTGTCGCCGAGCAACTCACCATTGCGTCTGCGAGTGACGGCGCATTAG
- a CDS encoding DUF3613 domain-containing protein encodes MKSAWLLLLTLSSQPLTALAIEAGPSSASQNATEAWLQMQASNQQASKIPQSATPKEREQTMQRWLDSYKYELPEFYQWEKVNSSSK; translated from the coding sequence ATGAAATCTGCTTGGTTATTACTGCTTACCTTGAGTTCACAACCGTTGACGGCGCTGGCGATAGAGGCGGGGCCGTCGTCCGCGTCGCAAAATGCCACTGAAGCCTGGTTGCAGATGCAGGCCAGCAACCAGCAGGCCTCGAAGATCCCGCAGTCAGCCACGCCCAAGGAGCGCGAGCAGACCATGCAGCGTTGGCTGGACAGCTACAAGTATGAGCTCCCGGAGTTCTACCAATGGGAGAAGGTCAACTCATCCAGCAAGTAA
- a CDS encoding tetratricopeptide repeat protein codes for MKAVMVVMSLVLLGGCATAGGPPWAALAGSTASCAKPDSSQELALSMADEMLSEGRPHASLAHLEALPTDMAQVRLRKAKVLRLLGRSEAEPLYRSLLGGCLASDAEHGLGQLSAARGDNLQAQRHLLRAVRLAPTDEKVRNDLGVVYLNLGNVEQARFEFLTAIELKDNNTLAAVNLVSLLLYQDKWQQAADLVSRLNLTPAQFSEARSRAEYLKQPGKSSTARADQVAAVQ; via the coding sequence ATGAAAGCAGTCATGGTAGTCATGAGCCTGGTGTTGCTCGGTGGTTGTGCCACTGCTGGTGGCCCGCCTTGGGCGGCGCTGGCAGGTAGCACGGCCAGTTGCGCCAAACCCGACTCGAGTCAGGAGTTGGCTTTGAGCATGGCTGACGAGATGCTCAGCGAAGGGCGTCCGCATGCCAGCCTCGCGCACCTTGAGGCGCTGCCGACGGACATGGCTCAGGTGCGTCTGCGCAAGGCCAAGGTACTGCGCCTGCTCGGGCGCAGCGAAGCCGAACCGTTGTATCGCAGCCTGCTTGGTGGTTGTCTGGCCTCCGACGCCGAACATGGCCTGGGCCAGTTGTCGGCGGCCCGTGGTGACAATCTTCAGGCCCAGCGCCACCTGCTGCGGGCGGTACGCCTGGCACCTACAGATGAAAAAGTACGCAACGATCTCGGTGTGGTTTACCTCAACCTTGGCAACGTCGAACAGGCTCGATTCGAGTTTCTGACGGCCATCGAACTCAAGGACAACAACACCCTGGCGGCGGTCAACCTGGTCAGCTTGCTGTTGTATCAGGACAAGTGGCAGCAGGCGGCCGACTTGGTCTCACGCCTGAACCTGACACCGGCTCAGTTCAGCGAGGCCAGGTCGCGTGCCGAGTACTTGAAGCAACCAGGCAAATCTTCGACAGCGCGCGCCGATCAGGTCGCGGCGGTGCAGTAA
- a CDS encoding type II secretion system F family protein, with product MALMLSAVMFFAAFVLLLSQFLRQRRRQRLVSQRLQGQLTGDDRLGNWLQQVGSSSLAQRLLNFDGETRLLLDRLGWRRSRQRALFAACQVGVPVLALGVGVLVEKTFYHDHQSAWLVVPLCALGIGYLLPKRLLAWAAARRQQQIVREVATFIPLLRILFESGLAVEQGLRVLSQESRHLLPVLSEELRLILLRVDSGLALAPELEKTAQTLAVDEFSDTCVILQQLLAQGGGAMKSLLALKQLLDDRRLTRMQERISKMSGKMSMVMMVFLFPALLIVLAGPGFTALAKAMGS from the coding sequence ATGGCCTTGATGCTAAGCGCCGTTATGTTCTTCGCAGCATTTGTATTGTTGCTCAGCCAGTTTCTACGCCAGCGGCGCAGGCAGCGTCTGGTTTCCCAGCGTCTGCAAGGGCAACTGACGGGCGATGATCGTCTGGGCAACTGGCTGCAGCAGGTGGGCAGCAGCTCGCTGGCGCAGCGCTTGTTGAATTTCGATGGTGAAACCCGCCTGCTGCTCGATCGGCTCGGTTGGCGGCGCAGCCGCCAGCGCGCGTTGTTCGCTGCCTGCCAAGTCGGCGTGCCGGTGCTGGCGTTGGGCGTTGGCGTGCTGGTCGAAAAAACCTTCTACCACGACCACCAGAGTGCCTGGCTAGTGGTGCCGCTGTGTGCCCTGGGGATCGGCTACCTACTACCTAAGCGCCTGCTGGCATGGGCGGCAGCACGGCGCCAGCAACAAATTGTGCGGGAAGTGGCGACCTTCATTCCCTTGCTGCGCATTCTGTTCGAATCGGGGTTGGCGGTAGAGCAGGGCTTACGCGTGTTGAGCCAGGAGTCGCGGCACCTGTTGCCGGTGCTCAGCGAAGAGTTACGGCTGATATTGCTGCGGGTCGATTCCGGCCTGGCCCTGGCGCCGGAGCTGGAGAAAACTGCGCAGACGCTGGCTGTGGACGAATTCAGCGACACCTGCGTGATTCTTCAGCAATTGCTCGCCCAAGGCGGCGGGGCGATGAAATCGCTGCTGGCTCTCAAGCAACTATTGGATGACCGGCGGCTGACACGGATGCAGGAACGGATATCGAAAATGTCCGGGAAGATGTCGATGGTGATGATGGTGTTTTTGTTTCCCGCCTTGCTGATCGTGCTGGCCGGCCCCGGCTTCACGGCATTGGCCAAGGCCATGGGCTCATGA
- a CDS encoding type II secretion system F family protein — translation MMIGALLGIICLGLLGFSIRLFYSGLRKAGTERTLDRLGRVQTASTLAPAGRDWLDRLLQRAGLERRNDHLLSCLAAWALLSLLIALAMGWAFGAVLLLTGPLLFRLYLGWRYHRRVQRMIEQLPVLLDHCVRSLKSGRTLSDAVLGGIAVSRQPLQGAMQRVRRNVQMGVSLDDAMQDLAELYEQDELRLFALGLRINHRYGGNASELLENLIKLIREREQGARQLRAMTGETRMTAIVLGLLPVGMASYFLLSNPKYLLTMWHDSHGQFMLLGAFGLQVFGCLALWRMLRSI, via the coding sequence ATCATGATCGGGGCGTTGCTGGGGATTATTTGCCTGGGATTGCTGGGCTTTTCCATTCGGCTGTTCTACAGCGGTCTGCGCAAGGCCGGTACTGAACGTACCCTGGATCGACTCGGCCGGGTCCAGACTGCTTCCACCCTGGCGCCAGCAGGACGCGACTGGCTGGATCGGCTGTTGCAGCGAGCAGGCCTGGAACGACGCAATGACCATCTGTTGTCGTGCTTGGCCGCCTGGGCGTTGCTGTCTTTATTGATCGCACTGGCGATGGGGTGGGCGTTCGGCGCGGTGCTGTTGCTGACGGGGCCGTTGCTGTTTCGCCTGTATCTGGGCTGGCGCTATCACCGCCGTGTGCAGCGCATGATTGAGCAATTGCCGGTGCTGCTCGATCATTGCGTGCGCAGCCTCAAGTCTGGCCGAACCTTGAGCGATGCTGTGCTCGGTGGCATTGCGGTCTCCCGTCAACCCTTGCAGGGGGCTATGCAGCGAGTGCGGCGTAACGTGCAGATGGGGGTCAGCCTCGACGATGCCATGCAGGATCTGGCCGAACTCTATGAGCAAGACGAGCTGCGTCTGTTCGCCCTCGGTTTACGCATCAATCATCGCTACGGTGGCAATGCCAGCGAGTTGCTGGAGAACCTGATCAAGCTGATTCGCGAGCGTGAGCAGGGCGCCCGACAGTTGCGCGCGATGACCGGTGAAACGCGAATGACGGCGATTGTTCTGGGACTGTTGCCAGTGGGCATGGCCAGCTACTTTCTGCTCAGTAACCCCAAGTACCTGTTGACCATGTGGCACGACAGCCACGGTCAATTCATGTTGCTCGGCGCATTCGGCTTGCAGGTGTTTGGTTGCCTGGCGCTGTGGCGCATGTTGCGGAGTATCTGA
- a CDS encoding CpaF family protein encodes MSSVDELFGGQRHNLGNDPQALKRALHRYIIDAIEDSGRNLLEGSRPALAQFVVEQVGDYISRLHLALSRYEMERLAEEIVDELTGFGPLEVLLRDTSVTEILVNGPHRVFVERGGMLQQTDLRFIDAHHVERVMQRILAPLGRRLDESSPMVDARMPDGSRVNAIIPPVALDGPCLSIRKFRKDMLKSADLLATRTIDQNILDFLHLAVTRRCNILVSGGTGTGKTTLLNILSQLITPHERLVSIEDVAELQLDHPHVVRLETRPPNAEGHGEIKSSELIRNALRMRPDRILLGEIRGVEVLDVLTAMNTGHDGSMSTVHANTAQDALLRLETLVGLTGRQVAEKTLRQMICAALDVVIQLTRLADGRRCVSEVLEVVGVREDVYVTNTLFRLDRRSGEGFLREALNPASDKLRRVFSEPQS; translated from the coding sequence ATGAGCAGCGTCGATGAACTGTTCGGTGGTCAACGGCATAACCTGGGCAACGATCCTCAAGCTCTCAAGCGGGCCTTGCATCGTTACATCATCGACGCCATTGAAGACAGCGGGCGTAACTTGCTTGAAGGGTCGCGCCCGGCGCTCGCGCAGTTTGTGGTGGAGCAAGTCGGTGACTACATATCGCGCCTGCACCTGGCCTTGTCGCGCTATGAGATGGAGCGCCTGGCTGAGGAAATCGTCGATGAGTTGACCGGCTTCGGCCCGCTGGAAGTGCTGCTGCGTGATACCAGTGTCACCGAGATTCTGGTCAACGGTCCGCACCGGGTGTTTGTGGAGCGCGGCGGCATGCTGCAGCAGACTGACCTGCGCTTTATCGACGCCCATCATGTCGAGCGCGTGATGCAACGCATCCTTGCGCCCCTGGGCAGGCGTCTGGACGAATCCTCGCCGATGGTCGACGCGCGTATGCCCGATGGCAGCCGGGTCAATGCCATCATCCCGCCGGTGGCACTGGATGGTCCTTGCCTGTCGATCCGTAAGTTTCGCAAGGACATGCTCAAAAGCGCTGACCTGCTGGCCACGCGCACCATTGACCAGAACATCCTCGATTTTCTCCACTTGGCGGTGACGCGGCGCTGCAACATCCTGGTCAGCGGCGGCACCGGCACCGGCAAGACTACTTTGCTCAATATCCTCAGCCAGTTGATCACCCCACATGAACGGTTGGTGAGCATTGAGGATGTCGCTGAACTGCAGTTGGACCACCCGCATGTGGTGCGCCTGGAAACCCGCCCGCCGAATGCCGAGGGCCATGGCGAAATCAAATCCAGCGAGCTGATTCGCAACGCCCTGCGCATGCGCCCTGATCGTATTCTGCTGGGCGAGATTCGTGGTGTTGAAGTGCTTGATGTGCTGACGGCGATGAATACTGGTCACGATGGTTCGATGAGCACCGTACATGCCAACACTGCGCAGGATGCCTTGCTGCGTCTGGAAACCCTGGTCGGCCTGACCGGGCGCCAGGTTGCGGAAAAGACCTTGCGGCAGATGATCTGTGCCGCGCTCGATGTTGTGATCCAGTTGACGCGTCTGGCTGACGGTCGGCGTTGTGTCAGCGAAGTACTGGAAGTGGTTGGCGTGCGTGAGGATGTTTATGTCACCAACACCCTGTTCCGTCTTGATCGTCGCAGTGGCGAGGGCTTCTTGCGCGAAGCGCTAAACCCGGCGAGTGACAAACTCCGCCGGGTATTCTCCGAGCCCCAATCATGA